In the genome of Erinaceus europaeus chromosome 8, mEriEur2.1, whole genome shotgun sequence, one region contains:
- the ATG9B gene encoding autophagy-related protein 9B isoform X1: MVRRIGWGGSRGQLGRWGDPGSASVPLLPMPLPPLPPPPGRGPGGGRLSIFSLSPAPHTRSVPPLLPTLGIPAPPFPAGQSPGASQPRLCALPSPATPPMQVRPTRTPLSLPPTWGPPSAGPLASATPSPSRRCPQDPPGLRIGPLIPEQDYERLGDCDPEAEGSQDSPLHGEEQQPLLHVPEELRGSWHHIQNLDSFFTKIYSYHQRNGFACILLEDFFQLGQFVFIVTFTTFLLCCVDYTVLFANSTGLHHKVTLSDAILPWTQCAQRIRSTPLLVLLLVLAAAFWLFQLLRSICSVFSFWDIRVFYKEALHISSEELSSVPWAEVQARLLALQRSGGLCVQPRPLTELDVHHRILRFTNYQVALANKGLLPGAGPGCVAFLSRGLALNVELLLFRGPFSLFRGGWELPDAYKRGELRGALAARWRRTVALLAAANLALSPLVLAWQLLLAFYSQVEPLRRRPDALGTRRWSRLARLQLRHFNELPHELRARLARAYRPAAAFLRAAAPPAPLRALLARQLVFFAGALLAVLLALTVYDEDVLAVEHVLAAMTTLGVTVTVARSFMPDEQSQGRSAQALLQAALAHMHYLPEEPGPASEAAAYRQMARLLQYRAVSLLEELLSPLLTPLFLFFWFRPRALEFIDFFHHFTVDVAGVGDICSFALMDVKRHGHPQWLSAGQTEASLAQRAEDGKTELSLMRFSLAHPQWRPPGHSSKFLGHLRGRLQQDAAAWGATSVRSPPTPGVLSDSSSPLPEAFLANLLVHPLLPPRDLSPTTPCPAAATASLLASISRIAQDPSCGYPGGTGGQKLAQLPELASAEMSLHAIYLHQLHQQQQQPWGEASAASLSRPWSSPSQTLSPDEEKPSWSSDGSSPASSPRQQWQGQRTQQPLFPGSFQEPSEPQKPGQAPGTV; the protein is encoded by the exons ATGGTGAGGCGAATAGGctggggggggagccgggggcagctGGGGCGGTGGGGAGACCCGGGCTCTGCCTCAgtgcccctgctccccatgcccctgcctcctctcccccctcctccggGCCGAGGACCGGGGGGAGGGAGgctctccatcttctctctgtcccctgccccTCACACCAGAAGCGTCCCTCCTTTACTTCCCACTCTGGGGATCCCAGCCCCCCCCTTCCCGGCGGGGCAGTCCCCAGGGGCTTCTCAGCCTCGCCTCTGCGCCTTGCCTTCCCCAGCCACCCCCCCAATGCAGGTGAGGCCCACCAGGACACCCCTGTCTTTGCCTCCCACCTGGGGGCCCCCCTCCGCTGGACCCTTGGCCTCGGCGACACCCTCCCCCTCACGCCGATGCCCCCAGGACCCCCCTGGTTTGCGGATAGGCCCCCTGATCCCTGAGCAGGACTATGAGCGACTGGGGGATTGTGACCCCGAGGCTGAGGGGTCGCAGGACTCCCCCCTGCATGGGGAGGAGCAGCAGCCTCTGTTGCACGTGCCTGAAGAACTCCGAG gcTCCTGGCACCACATCCAGAACCTGGACAGCTTCTTCACCAAGAT CTACAGCTACCACCAGAGGAACGGCTTCGCCTGCATTCTGCTGGAGGACTTCTTCCAGCTGGG ACAATTCGTCTTCATCGTCACCTTCACCACCTTCCTCCTCTGCTGCGTGGACTATACCGTCCTCTTCGCCAACAGTACGGGCCTCCACCACAAAGTCACCCTGTCGGATGCCATCTTGCCCTGGACCCAGTGTGCCCAGCG gatCCGCTCCACCCCCCTGCTGGTGCTGTTGCTGGTCTTGGCTGCTGCCTTCTGGCTGTTCCAGCTGCTCCGCTCCATCTGCAGTGTCTTCAGCTTCTGGGACATCCGGGTGTTTTACAAGGAGGCCCTGCACATCTCATCG gaggagCTCAGCTCGGTGCCCTGGGCCGAGGTGCAGGCGCGCCTGCTGGCGCTGCAGCGGAGCGGGGGCCTGTGCGTGCAGCCGCGGCCGCTGACCGAGCTGGACGTGCACCACCGCATCCTGCGCTTCACCAACTACCAGGTGGCGCTGGCCAACAAGGGGCTGCTGCCCGGCGCGGGGCCCGGCTGCGTGGCCTTCCTGAGCCGCGGGCTGGCGCTCAACGTGGAGCTGCTGCTGTTCCGCGGCCCCTTCTCGCTCTTCCGCGGCGGCTGGGAGCTGCCCGACGCCTACAAGCGCGGCGAGCTGCGGGGCGCGCTGGCGGCGCGGTGGCGGCGCACAGTGGCGCTGCTGGCGGCCGCCAACCTGGCGCTCAGTCCGCTGGTGCTGGCCTGGCAGCTGCTGCTCGCCTTCTACAGCCAGGTGGAGCCGCTGCGCCGCCGCCCCGACGCGCTGGGCACCCGCCGCTGGTCCCGCCTGGCCCGCCTGCAGCTGCGCCACTTCAACGAGCTGCCGCACGAGCTGCGCGCGCGCCTGGCCCGCGCCTACCGGCCGGCCGCCGCCTTCCTGCGCGCcgccgcgccccccgcgcccctgCGCGCGCTGCTGGCCCGCCAGCTCGTCTTCTTCGCGGGCGCGCTCCTCGCCGTGCTGCTGGCGCTCACCGTCTACGACGAGGACGTGCTGGCCGTGGAGCATGTGCTGGCGGCCATGACGACGCTGGGGGTCACGGTCACGGTGGCCAG GTCCTTCATGCCGGACGAGCAGAGCCAGGGCCGGTCTGCGCAGGCGCTGTTGCAGGCGGCGCTGGCGCACATGCACTACCTGCCCGAGGAGCCGGGCCCGGCCAGCGAGGCCGCTGCCTACCGCCAGATGGCGCGCCTGCTGCAGTACCGCGCG GTGTCCCTGCTGGAGGAGCTCCTGTCGCCGCTGCTCACCccgctcttcctcttcttctggtTCCGCCCGCGCGCCCTGGAGTTCATCGACTTTTTCCATCACTTCACGGTGGACGTGGCCGGCGTGGGCGACATTTGTTCTTTCGCCCTGATGGACGTGAAGCGCCACGGCCACCCTCAG TGGCTGTCGGCCGGACAGACAGAGGCCTCGCTGGCCCAGCGTGCAGAGGACGGCAAGACAGAGCTCTCCCTGATGCGGTTCTCCCTGGCCCACCCCCAGTGGCGCCCCCCGGGGCACAGCTCCAAGTTCCTGGGCCACCTCCGGGGTCGCCTGCAGCAGGATGCCGCCGCTTGGGGTGCCACCTCGGTCCGCAGCCCCCCCACGCCCGGGGTGCTGAGTGACTCTTCCTCCCCGTTG CCTGAGGCCTTCCTGGCCAACCTCCTGGTGCACCCACTCCTGCCCCCAAGGGACCTGAGCCCCACCACCCCCTGCCCGGCTGCAGCCACGGCCAGCCTCCTGGCCTCCATTTCCCGAATCGCCCAGGACCCGAG CTGTGGGTACCCCGGCGGCACTGGGGGCCAGAAGCTGGCCCAGCTGCCCGAGCTGGCCTCTGCTGAGATGAGCCTGCATGCCATCTACCTGCACCAG ctccatcagcagcagcagcagccctggGGGGAGGCGTCTGCTGCCTCCCTGTCCCGACCCTGGTCCAGCCCCTCACAGACCCTCTCACCTGACGAGGAGAAACCTTCCTGGTCCAGTGACG gctccagcCCTGCCTCCAGCCCCAGACAGCAGTGGCAAGGGCAGAGGACCCAGCAGCCTCTGTTCCCTGGCAGCTTCCAGGAGCCCTCAGAGCCACAGAAGCCAGGCCAGGCCCCTGGCACTGTTTGA
- the ATG9B gene encoding autophagy-related protein 9B isoform X2, which translates to MDPPGLRIGPLIPEQDYERLGDCDPEAEGSQDSPLHGEEQQPLLHVPEELRGSWHHIQNLDSFFTKIYSYHQRNGFACILLEDFFQLGQFVFIVTFTTFLLCCVDYTVLFANSTGLHHKVTLSDAILPWTQCAQRIRSTPLLVLLLVLAAAFWLFQLLRSICSVFSFWDIRVFYKEALHISSEELSSVPWAEVQARLLALQRSGGLCVQPRPLTELDVHHRILRFTNYQVALANKGLLPGAGPGCVAFLSRGLALNVELLLFRGPFSLFRGGWELPDAYKRGELRGALAARWRRTVALLAAANLALSPLVLAWQLLLAFYSQVEPLRRRPDALGTRRWSRLARLQLRHFNELPHELRARLARAYRPAAAFLRAAAPPAPLRALLARQLVFFAGALLAVLLALTVYDEDVLAVEHVLAAMTTLGVTVTVARSFMPDEQSQGRSAQALLQAALAHMHYLPEEPGPASEAAAYRQMARLLQYRAVSLLEELLSPLLTPLFLFFWFRPRALEFIDFFHHFTVDVAGVGDICSFALMDVKRHGHPQWLSAGQTEASLAQRAEDGKTELSLMRFSLAHPQWRPPGHSSKFLGHLRGRLQQDAAAWGATSVRSPPTPGVLSDSSSPLPEAFLANLLVHPLLPPRDLSPTTPCPAAATASLLASISRIAQDPSCGYPGGTGGQKLAQLPELASAEMSLHAIYLHQLHQQQQQPWGEASAASLSRPWSSPSQTLSPDEEKPSWSSDGSSPASSPRQQWQGQRTQQPLFPGSFQEPSEPQKPGQAPGTV; encoded by the exons ATG GACCCCCCTGGTTTGCGGATAGGCCCCCTGATCCCTGAGCAGGACTATGAGCGACTGGGGGATTGTGACCCCGAGGCTGAGGGGTCGCAGGACTCCCCCCTGCATGGGGAGGAGCAGCAGCCTCTGTTGCACGTGCCTGAAGAACTCCGAG gcTCCTGGCACCACATCCAGAACCTGGACAGCTTCTTCACCAAGAT CTACAGCTACCACCAGAGGAACGGCTTCGCCTGCATTCTGCTGGAGGACTTCTTCCAGCTGGG ACAATTCGTCTTCATCGTCACCTTCACCACCTTCCTCCTCTGCTGCGTGGACTATACCGTCCTCTTCGCCAACAGTACGGGCCTCCACCACAAAGTCACCCTGTCGGATGCCATCTTGCCCTGGACCCAGTGTGCCCAGCG gatCCGCTCCACCCCCCTGCTGGTGCTGTTGCTGGTCTTGGCTGCTGCCTTCTGGCTGTTCCAGCTGCTCCGCTCCATCTGCAGTGTCTTCAGCTTCTGGGACATCCGGGTGTTTTACAAGGAGGCCCTGCACATCTCATCG gaggagCTCAGCTCGGTGCCCTGGGCCGAGGTGCAGGCGCGCCTGCTGGCGCTGCAGCGGAGCGGGGGCCTGTGCGTGCAGCCGCGGCCGCTGACCGAGCTGGACGTGCACCACCGCATCCTGCGCTTCACCAACTACCAGGTGGCGCTGGCCAACAAGGGGCTGCTGCCCGGCGCGGGGCCCGGCTGCGTGGCCTTCCTGAGCCGCGGGCTGGCGCTCAACGTGGAGCTGCTGCTGTTCCGCGGCCCCTTCTCGCTCTTCCGCGGCGGCTGGGAGCTGCCCGACGCCTACAAGCGCGGCGAGCTGCGGGGCGCGCTGGCGGCGCGGTGGCGGCGCACAGTGGCGCTGCTGGCGGCCGCCAACCTGGCGCTCAGTCCGCTGGTGCTGGCCTGGCAGCTGCTGCTCGCCTTCTACAGCCAGGTGGAGCCGCTGCGCCGCCGCCCCGACGCGCTGGGCACCCGCCGCTGGTCCCGCCTGGCCCGCCTGCAGCTGCGCCACTTCAACGAGCTGCCGCACGAGCTGCGCGCGCGCCTGGCCCGCGCCTACCGGCCGGCCGCCGCCTTCCTGCGCGCcgccgcgccccccgcgcccctgCGCGCGCTGCTGGCCCGCCAGCTCGTCTTCTTCGCGGGCGCGCTCCTCGCCGTGCTGCTGGCGCTCACCGTCTACGACGAGGACGTGCTGGCCGTGGAGCATGTGCTGGCGGCCATGACGACGCTGGGGGTCACGGTCACGGTGGCCAG GTCCTTCATGCCGGACGAGCAGAGCCAGGGCCGGTCTGCGCAGGCGCTGTTGCAGGCGGCGCTGGCGCACATGCACTACCTGCCCGAGGAGCCGGGCCCGGCCAGCGAGGCCGCTGCCTACCGCCAGATGGCGCGCCTGCTGCAGTACCGCGCG GTGTCCCTGCTGGAGGAGCTCCTGTCGCCGCTGCTCACCccgctcttcctcttcttctggtTCCGCCCGCGCGCCCTGGAGTTCATCGACTTTTTCCATCACTTCACGGTGGACGTGGCCGGCGTGGGCGACATTTGTTCTTTCGCCCTGATGGACGTGAAGCGCCACGGCCACCCTCAG TGGCTGTCGGCCGGACAGACAGAGGCCTCGCTGGCCCAGCGTGCAGAGGACGGCAAGACAGAGCTCTCCCTGATGCGGTTCTCCCTGGCCCACCCCCAGTGGCGCCCCCCGGGGCACAGCTCCAAGTTCCTGGGCCACCTCCGGGGTCGCCTGCAGCAGGATGCCGCCGCTTGGGGTGCCACCTCGGTCCGCAGCCCCCCCACGCCCGGGGTGCTGAGTGACTCTTCCTCCCCGTTG CCTGAGGCCTTCCTGGCCAACCTCCTGGTGCACCCACTCCTGCCCCCAAGGGACCTGAGCCCCACCACCCCCTGCCCGGCTGCAGCCACGGCCAGCCTCCTGGCCTCCATTTCCCGAATCGCCCAGGACCCGAG CTGTGGGTACCCCGGCGGCACTGGGGGCCAGAAGCTGGCCCAGCTGCCCGAGCTGGCCTCTGCTGAGATGAGCCTGCATGCCATCTACCTGCACCAG ctccatcagcagcagcagcagccctggGGGGAGGCGTCTGCTGCCTCCCTGTCCCGACCCTGGTCCAGCCCCTCACAGACCCTCTCACCTGACGAGGAGAAACCTTCCTGGTCCAGTGACG gctccagcCCTGCCTCCAGCCCCAGACAGCAGTGGCAAGGGCAGAGGACCCAGCAGCCTCTGTTCCCTGGCAGCTTCCAGGAGCCCTCAGAGCCACAGAAGCCAGGCCAGGCCCCTGGCACTGTTTGA